One window of Armatimonadia bacterium genomic DNA carries:
- the gyrA gene encoding DNA gyrase subunit A produces the protein MPEENDNLAGRIAPISLEEEMATSYMQFAMSTIMARGLPDVRDGLKPSQRRVLIGMRDDNLTPDRPHSKCAAIVGQTMKVYHPHGDASIYGTLVHMGQDFNTRYPPIDPMGNFGSVDGDPAGAPRYTEARLSSVAMIMLEDLDRDTVDFQPTYDERNQEPVVLPAMFPNLICNGSAGIVPAYATNMPPHNVSEVVDVCIAMLDDPDLSVDKILELMPGPDFPTRGFILGTKGIRRYYETGNGSVVMQARAVIEPLDRNRTAIIVTELPYQVSKSALLIQIAKLHDDNKVSGISDLRDESDRKGMRVVIELKRDANPNVVLNQLYKHTLLRTSFGANMMAVVPVPGSQYVVPRLLGIRDLINHFLAHRREVVTRRTRFLLKQAEDRAHIVEGLLKALDILDEIIALVRASANRTEARQGLMQKWGFSEKQAESILSMQLGQLTRLSRIELDREMAQLDEAIREYHEILASEERKSEVMKSELRRVKREFGDDRRTRIIPGEADEIQMEDLIAQEDMTITITRDGYIKRLPVDTYRLQKRGGKGVVALSKKEEDDVRDVFVATTHHLIFCFTSLGMVYHVKAYQVPMASRQSRGTPIINLVPIEQDEAITAMIPISSFDIGGYLVMVTESGLIKKTALSEYNTALKSRGIIAINLRDGDRLKWVMWTDGNKDIMVSTSDGLCIRFDEQEVRPMGRNAAGVRAIKLRQGDRIVSTAAVNKEDPRDLLVVGEQGLGKRTPLNDYPRKGRATQGVITLKVTDRTGPVVGVQVVEEEDEVMCISSQGVLIRVPVAGIRQTGRNAQGVKVVTPREGDSVTALAKVVRYAGESPEDAVSS, from the coding sequence CGAGGTCTGCCCGATGTGCGCGACGGTCTCAAGCCCTCGCAGCGCCGGGTGCTTATCGGCATGCGCGACGACAACCTGACCCCCGACCGGCCGCACTCCAAGTGCGCCGCTATCGTCGGTCAGACCATGAAGGTCTATCACCCGCACGGCGATGCCTCAATCTACGGCACGCTGGTGCACATGGGCCAGGACTTCAACACCCGTTACCCACCCATCGACCCGATGGGCAACTTCGGCTCCGTTGACGGCGACCCCGCCGGTGCTCCGCGCTACACGGAGGCCCGTCTCTCCAGTGTCGCCATGATAATGCTGGAGGACCTCGATCGCGACACGGTCGACTTCCAGCCAACCTACGACGAGCGCAACCAGGAGCCCGTGGTCCTGCCGGCGATGTTCCCCAACCTGATCTGCAACGGGTCGGCGGGAATTGTCCCGGCCTACGCGACCAACATGCCGCCGCACAACGTTTCCGAGGTCGTGGACGTGTGCATCGCCATGCTGGACGACCCGGACCTGTCCGTCGACAAGATCCTGGAGCTTATGCCGGGCCCTGACTTCCCCACCCGTGGTTTCATCCTCGGCACAAAGGGGATCCGCCGCTACTACGAGACCGGCAACGGCTCCGTCGTGATGCAGGCTCGGGCGGTCATTGAGCCCCTCGACCGAAACCGCACGGCCATCATCGTTACCGAGCTTCCCTACCAGGTCTCCAAGAGCGCTCTGCTGATCCAGATCGCCAAGCTCCACGACGACAACAAGGTCAGCGGCATCTCCGACCTGCGCGATGAAAGCGACCGCAAGGGAATGCGGGTCGTCATCGAGCTCAAGCGCGACGCCAACCCGAACGTGGTGCTGAACCAGCTCTACAAGCACACCCTGTTGCGGACCAGCTTCGGTGCGAACATGATGGCGGTCGTGCCGGTCCCGGGAAGCCAGTACGTGGTCCCGCGTCTGCTTGGCATCAGGGATCTCATCAACCACTTCCTGGCACACCGGCGCGAAGTGGTCACACGGCGGACCAGGTTCCTGCTCAAGCAGGCGGAGGATCGCGCCCACATCGTCGAGGGCTTGCTCAAGGCCCTGGACATTCTCGACGAGATCATCGCCCTGGTCCGCGCCAGTGCCAACCGCACGGAAGCGCGTCAGGGCCTGATGCAGAAGTGGGGCTTCTCCGAGAAGCAGGCCGAGTCGATCCTCTCCATGCAGTTGGGTCAACTCACCCGACTGTCACGGATTGAACTTGACCGCGAGATGGCCCAGTTGGACGAGGCCATCCGCGAGTACCACGAGATCCTCGCCTCCGAGGAGCGCAAGTCCGAAGTCATGAAGTCGGAGCTGCGCCGTGTGAAGCGTGAGTTCGGCGATGACCGCAGGACTCGGATCATCCCCGGCGAGGCCGATGAGATCCAGATGGAGGACCTCATCGCCCAGGAAGACATGACCATCACCATCACCCGCGACGGCTACATCAAACGACTGCCGGTGGACACCTATCGGCTGCAGAAGCGCGGTGGCAAGGGTGTGGTCGCACTGAGCAAGAAGGAGGAGGATGACGTGCGCGACGTCTTCGTCGCCACGACCCATCACCTCATCTTCTGCTTCACCAGCCTGGGCATGGTCTACCATGTCAAGGCCTACCAGGTGCCAATGGCGAGCCGCCAATCGCGCGGCACGCCCATCATCAACCTCGTGCCCATCGAGCAGGACGAGGCCATCACGGCCATGATCCCGATCAGCAGCTTCGACATCGGCGGGTATCTGGTCATGGTGACCGAAAGCGGGCTCATCAAGAAGACCGCGCTGTCAGAGTACAACACCGCACTCAAGAGCCGCGGTATCATCGCCATCAACCTGCGCGACGGCGACCGGCTGAAGTGGGTCATGTGGACCGACGGCAACAAGGACATCATGGTCAGCACCAGCGACGGCCTGTGCATCCGCTTCGACGAACAGGAAGTGCGGCCGATGGGTCGCAACGCCGCCGGTGTTCGTGCGATCAAGCTGCGCCAGGGCGATCGCATCGTCTCCACCGCCGCCGTCAACAAAGAGGACCCGCGCGACCTGCTCGTGGTCGGTGAGCAGGGACTGGGCAAGCGCACGCCGCTGAATGACTACCCCCGCAAGGGACGGGCGACCCAGGGCGTTATCACCCTCAAGGTGACGGATCGCACGGGCCCCGTGGTCGGCGTGCAGGTGGTCGAGGAGGAGGACGAGGTCATGTGCATCTCCTCCCAGGGCGTGCTGATCCGCGTTCCCGTGGCCGGCATCCGCCAGACAGGCCGCAATGCGCAGGGCGTCAAGGTTGTGACCCCGCGCGAGGGCGACTCGGTGACTGCGCTCGCCAAGGTCGTGCGCTACGCCGGCGAGAGCCCTGAAGATGCAGTAAGCTCCTAA
- a CDS encoding sugar phosphate nucleotidyltransferase produces the protein MKGVIIVGGLGTRLRPMTRVTNKHLLPVGRFPMVYYPLHSLVDAGIRDIMIVTGGNKPGDFLELLHDGSEFGLEHLYYAYQAAPRGIADALRIAEHFVDRDRCVLILGDNILNGSIRPYVDQFREQEQGMRILLKEVPDPERFGVPQFDEAGHIQQIIEKPQRPPSPYAVIGVYMMDEQVWDILPALPLSERNQYEITDVQNVYLSRGQLRHDVLDCDWSDAGTPETLWRSADLIRKTGFVPPISLND, from the coding sequence ATGAAGGGCGTGATCATCGTCGGGGGCCTCGGCACACGTCTGCGTCCCATGACGCGAGTCACCAACAAGCACCTGCTCCCGGTGGGCCGCTTCCCCATGGTGTACTATCCGCTCCACTCGCTGGTTGACGCCGGGATCCGCGACATCATGATCGTCACCGGCGGCAACAAGCCCGGCGACTTTCTCGAGTTGCTCCACGACGGCAGCGAGTTCGGCCTCGAGCATCTCTACTACGCCTACCAGGCGGCACCCCGGGGAATTGCCGACGCCCTGCGTATCGCCGAGCACTTCGTCGATCGCGACCGGTGCGTCCTGATCCTGGGCGACAACATCCTCAACGGCAGCATCCGGCCCTATGTCGACCAGTTCCGCGAGCAAGAGCAGGGCATGCGGATTCTGCTCAAAGAGGTCCCAGACCCTGAGCGCTTCGGCGTGCCGCAGTTCGACGAAGCGGGCCACATCCAGCAGATCATCGAGAAGCCCCAGCGGCCGCCCTCCCCCTATGCGGTGATCGGCGTGTACATGATGGACGAGCAGGTCTGGGACATCCTCCCGGCCCTGCCCCTGTCCGAGCGCAACCAGTACGAGATCACCGACGTGCAGAATGTGTACTTGAGCCGCGGCCAGTTGCGCCATGACGTCCTGGACTGCGATTGGTCCGACGCCGGGACCCCGGAAACTCTCTGGCGTTCCGCCGACCTCATCCGCAAGACCGGCTTCGTCCCTCCCATCAGCCTCAACGATTAG
- the pdxT gene encoding pyridoxal 5'-phosphate synthase glutaminase subunit PdxT — protein sequence MSIRIGVLALQGDFGEHAQAMSELDCEVALVKTVAEVESCHGLVLPGGESTTIGKLCERFGVGDAILGLHKAGRPIWGTCAGMILLAKEIVGSDQWRLGIMNIEVQRNAFGRQVDSFEADIKVAEINDTSVRGVFIRAPYVTRVWEPAYVMATFNDKIVMAREGNLLASAFHPELTDDRRVQEYFLNMVKEREAQS from the coding sequence ATGTCTATCCGTATCGGTGTACTGGCTCTTCAAGGCGATTTTGGCGAGCACGCGCAGGCCATGTCTGAGCTGGACTGCGAGGTCGCTCTGGTCAAGACGGTGGCGGAGGTCGAGTCCTGCCACGGTCTCGTCCTTCCCGGTGGCGAAAGCACTACCATCGGCAAGCTGTGCGAGCGCTTCGGCGTCGGCGACGCCATCCTCGGGCTTCACAAGGCGGGACGGCCCATCTGGGGCACCTGCGCGGGCATGATCCTCCTGGCCAAGGAGATCGTCGGCAGCGACCAGTGGCGCCTGGGCATCATGAACATCGAGGTGCAGCGCAACGCCTTCGGACGCCAGGTCGACAGCTTCGAGGCCGACATCAAGGTGGCTGAGATCAACGATACCTCGGTGCGTGGCGTCTTCATCCGCGCTCCCTATGTGACCCGCGTCTGGGAGCCCGCCTACGTCATGGCGACCTTCAACGACAAGATCGTCATGGCTCGCGAGGGGAACCTGCTGGCTTCCGCCTTCCATCCCGAGCTCACTGATGACCGGCGGGTGCAGGAGTACTTCCTGAACATGGTGAAGGAGCGCGAAGCCCAGTCCTGA
- a CDS encoding vitamin B12-dependent ribonucleotide reductase, translating to MAVNTEATELDLSENALTVLERRYLRRDAQGRPTETPADMFLRVAQNIASADAKYGATEAEIAQRAQAFYEMMARVEFMPNSPTLMNAGREFQQLSACFVLPVEDSMESIFETVKNTALIHKSGGGTGFSFSRLRPKDDIVSSTRGVSSGPISFMQVFDAATEAIKQGGTRRGANMAVLRVDHPDIREFITVKNDLSKLTNFNISVALTEEFMRKVRIDGTYELINPRHDEPVETVRAREVFDLIVESAWNTGEPGILFLDRINAENPTPKVGDIESTNPCGEQPLLPYESCNLGSINLARMTKGPLMQAEIDWDKLRNTVRNAVRFLDNVIDMNRFPLPVIEERTKANRKIGLGIMGFADLLITMGVAYDSEDAVEVAQKLMQFIRTEARAASEQLAEERGTFPNWEESVFAHTNGKQKLRNATLTTVAPTGTISIIAGASSGIEPLFAVAFSRHVLGGEELIEVSPLFEQIAKERGFYSPDLIKEVAAKGSLHDVTTVPGDVKRIFATAHDVTPEWHVRLQAAFQLYTDNAVSKTVNFANTATREEVAQVYNLAYDLGCKGVTIYRDGCREGQVLTTGKSGQAPAAAPEPVITEPRDRPDVIKGTTRAMNTGCGKMYITINEDEKGVFEVFGNMGKAGGCAASQTEAVARLISLALRSGISASHIVRQLKGISCHMPAWGPGGSRILSCADAFAKAVESCIHTEEAVQLAIDFNGKSFGHLGACPECGGALSHESGCVTCHDCGYSQCD from the coding sequence ATGGCTGTCAACACCGAAGCCACTGAGCTCGACTTGTCAGAGAACGCTCTTACTGTCCTGGAGCGTCGCTATCTGCGCCGCGATGCCCAGGGACGCCCGACAGAGACGCCGGCGGACATGTTCCTCCGTGTGGCCCAGAACATCGCCTCGGCGGATGCCAAGTATGGTGCCACAGAGGCCGAGATCGCGCAGCGGGCCCAGGCTTTCTACGAGATGATGGCTCGGGTCGAGTTCATGCCCAACAGCCCGACGCTGATGAACGCCGGCCGGGAGTTCCAGCAACTCTCCGCCTGCTTCGTGCTCCCGGTCGAGGACTCGATGGAGAGCATCTTCGAGACGGTGAAGAACACCGCGCTCATCCACAAGAGCGGCGGCGGCACCGGCTTCTCCTTCTCCCGTCTGCGGCCGAAGGACGACATCGTCAGCTCCACCAGGGGCGTCTCCAGCGGCCCGATTTCCTTCATGCAGGTCTTCGACGCCGCCACCGAGGCCATCAAGCAGGGCGGGACTCGTCGCGGCGCCAACATGGCGGTCCTGCGGGTTGACCACCCGGACATCCGCGAGTTCATCACCGTCAAGAACGACCTGTCCAAGCTCACGAACTTCAACATCTCGGTGGCGCTCACCGAGGAGTTCATGCGCAAGGTCCGCATCGACGGGACCTACGAGCTCATCAACCCGCGGCACGACGAACCCGTGGAGACTGTGCGTGCTCGCGAGGTCTTTGACCTGATCGTCGAGAGCGCCTGGAACACCGGCGAGCCCGGCATCCTGTTCCTCGACCGCATCAACGCCGAGAACCCCACGCCGAAGGTTGGCGACATCGAGAGCACCAACCCCTGCGGCGAGCAGCCACTGCTGCCCTATGAGTCCTGCAACCTGGGTTCCATCAACCTGGCCAGGATGACCAAGGGCCCGCTCATGCAGGCCGAGATCGACTGGGACAAGCTGCGCAACACTGTCCGCAATGCCGTGCGGTTCCTGGATAACGTCATCGACATGAACCGCTTCCCGCTGCCCGTCATCGAGGAGCGGACCAAGGCCAATCGCAAGATCGGCCTCGGCATCATGGGCTTCGCCGACCTGCTCATCACGATGGGCGTGGCCTACGACAGCGAGGACGCCGTCGAGGTTGCCCAAAAGCTCATGCAGTTCATCCGCACGGAGGCGCGGGCCGCTTCTGAGCAACTGGCCGAGGAGCGCGGGACCTTCCCGAACTGGGAAGAGAGCGTCTTTGCCCACACCAACGGCAAGCAGAAGCTGCGGAACGCGACCCTCACCACCGTTGCCCCGACCGGCACCATCAGCATCATCGCCGGGGCCTCCAGCGGCATCGAGCCGCTCTTCGCTGTGGCCTTCAGCCGCCACGTACTCGGCGGCGAGGAGCTCATCGAGGTCAGCCCGCTCTTCGAGCAGATCGCCAAGGAACGAGGCTTCTACAGCCCCGATCTGATCAAGGAGGTCGCGGCCAAGGGTTCCCTGCACGACGTCACCACGGTGCCGGGCGACGTGAAGCGGATCTTCGCCACCGCCCATGACGTGACGCCGGAATGGCACGTTCGCCTCCAGGCCGCCTTCCAGCTCTACACCGACAACGCGGTCAGCAAGACGGTGAACTTCGCCAACACCGCCACGCGGGAGGAAGTCGCGCAGGTCTACAACCTCGCCTACGACCTCGGCTGCAAGGGCGTTACCATCTACCGCGACGGCTGCCGTGAGGGCCAGGTGCTGACCACGGGCAAGAGCGGCCAGGCCCCTGCGGCTGCGCCCGAGCCCGTGATCACCGAGCCTCGCGACCGGCCCGACGTCATCAAGGGCACCACGCGGGCGATGAACACCGGCTGCGGAAAGATGTACATCACGATCAACGAGGACGAGAAGGGCGTGTTCGAGGTCTTCGGCAACATGGGCAAGGCCGGCGGTTGCGCGGCCAGCCAGACCGAAGCCGTCGCGCGTCTCATCTCGCTGGCGCTACGCTCCGGGATCTCAGCGTCGCACATCGTCAGGCAGCTCAAGGGCATCAGTTGCCACATGCCCGCCTGGGGCCCCGGTGGCAGCCGCATCCTCTCCTGCGCCGACGCCTTCGCCAAGGCCGTTGAGTCCTGCATCCACACCGAAGAGGCCGTGCAGCTCGCCATCGACTTCAACGGCAAGAGCTTCGGTCACCTGGGCGCCTGTCCGGAGTGTGGTGGTGCGCTGTCGCACGAGTCGGGCTGCGTCACCTGTCACGACTGCGGCTACTCGCAATGTGACTAG